TTGCCCAGAACGGCTTTCCGAAAACACGAAAGGCGTGAGGACAGGAGTCGGTCAAGGCCAATAACTCACACCCGTGAGGGAGCGAAAGAGCCCTCTCCCGATGCACAGAAACGGCAAGAAACGGATTCGGCATGTCACAAAACAATGGATCGTTTTTGGACTCAAGCGTGAGACGGATCGGAATCGTTCCAGTTTCGAAATCTTTCTTGTCCCGAACAATTCTTCCCCCCAGGGCGGTCACGGCGAGCTGGAAACCATAACAAGAGGCAAAGACAGGGATCTCTTTCTCAAGACAATGGAGAAGGAGCTTCTCGCTTTCAGGGACAAACGGATATTTTTCTCTTTCCAGGACCGATGCCTCACTCGCCCCACCCACTAAAACGGCATCATAAGGATCAACAATCGTTGGATCGAACCGGGGTGTATCAAAGACATTCAGAATCTCAATCTGTGATTTGGCCAAGCCACTGAACCGGGAAAAACTGTCGTGCTCTTCTTGTCGCACACGGGGATCATCACGAATTTGAAGCAGGAGAAGCTTTAAGGAGGCGTTATCTTTCTTCATACAGTCCACTCATTCACCGGTCTCCCTGATTCCTGCCTCTCAAAATAAGCGGCGGTCAGGGCCCTAAAGTCCCGACCATGTTTTTCCACAAACCGTCTTTGCCAACCTGCCCCCGTTTGTCCCGATCGCACCCTCTCCGCAAGGACCCCGTCCAGATAATAATTAACCGTGTCGGGGGGGAGTTGATAAAGGAGCAACCCTTTTTTTGCAAGCGGAAGGAGTTCCAAAACAAGATCTCTCACCGAAACAAATCGCTCCTTCCTCCATTCCAGTTCAGCCGCCAGTCCCAGCTCTGCCGCACGATAAAAATTGGCCCGTGCCTTCGAAAATGGAATCTCCCTCTCCCATGCAATCGCCTCCCACTTCATCCCTTTAAGAAGACCGATAAAAAAGAGACAGTTGGCCATCATGTCGACAACGGTCGGACCGGACGGCATCACACGATGTTCAAGGCGGAGTTTGATCTTTCCATCCTTCATGATTCGGATTTGAGGTCGATTCCACCGCCAGATTGTTCCATTATGAAGAAGAAGATGCTTGAACGCCTCTTTCGGCTCTTTAAAGGAGACCGGAAGGATCGCTGGAAATCGCTCACAGTTTTCCTGAAAAAATTCCAGGAAGGAGTTTTGAAGATAGTCGGAACCAAAAGAAACACGCCCCACCCATTCGTTGTCCTGATTGGTAAAAAAGCCGGTCACGACCGCCTGTTCAAAAAGGGGGATCCGCGTCTCCTCCCACAAATCCTTTTCTAAAAAATAAGGGGAGTTCGCTGACAGAGCGACCATCGGTGCTGAAAGAATTTGAGCCAAATTGAAAGAGCGGACCGCCTCCTCCGGGTTCAGATCAAGATGCAGGTGGAGTGCCGAAGTGGCCGAAACAAACATGATATTCCGCTGCATTCGGGCCAACGATTCTTTCCCCTGGATATTAAGTGGCATTGGTTTCTTGGCGCGCAAATGCATCACCTGTTCCGCCAAGGCCCTGTAGCGGTGGGAGGAGGTCATTTGATCACTCGCAAGATCGTGATCCGTCAGTGTCGGAAGGATCCCGGTCATGAGAAAAAGGGAACCCACCTCACTGGCACGTTTGGAAAACATCTGCTTCATCCGATTCATTTCATTCTCTAACTCTTTTACAACTCCTTGGCCAAGGAGATGAGGCTGGCTTTGAAACTCCACATTATAACGACCCAATTCGGGGGAGGATTCCAGCGGGTCTAGAACCTTCAAAAACTCCTCATTATGGGGAGAGGGGGAAAAATCAGTCGGATGACAAAGCCATCCCTCTATTTCAAAGGCGACCTGACGATCATCCGAAGAGACCTCACCCCGATGAACCTTTTCAATCAACAACTCCGTCTCTTCTTTTAAGTGTAATTGAAAGAGCTGAAAATCGGTCTCTGAAAAACGGCTTTTGCCAATTTCGATTCCCAAGGTTCTCCCTCACCCACCACTGAAATTATTATAGCCGTTCCCCTCTCCCGCCCTTCAGCATGGCTCAGGGCAGGCCAAGGGGAGAGGGCCTCTGTTATTTCCCATGAAGCTTTTTACAAACGGGCTAGCCGGTCTCCGGCAAATCTCTTCGGGAGTCCCAATTTGTACAACCCGCCCTTCATTCATCACGACCAACCGATCGGCCAGTGCGATCGCCTCCTCCTGATCGTGGGTGACATAAACGCAGGTGAGGCCGGTCGTCTGTTGGAGCTGTTTAATTTCTGCCCTCATCTGAATCCGGAGCTTTTCATCAAGGTTCGAAAGGGGTTCATCAAAAAGCAAAATTTTTGGTTCCAGAACAAGGGCCCGTCCCAAGGCAACCCGCTGCTGTTGTCCGCCCGATAACTGGTCCGGATAGCGGTGTCCCAAATCGATGAGTCCCATCTGACTCATCATTTGCTCCACACGTCTCCTGATCTCAACGGAAGGGACTTTTCTGACACGAAGACCGTAGGCCAGATTGTCGAAGAGGGTCATGTGGGGGAAGAGGGCATAATTCTGGAACACCATGGGAATGCCGCGCTTGTGGGCAGGGACTCCAAGGATGTCATGTCCAAAGAGATGGATTTCCCCTTGGGTCGGGTGTTCAAAACCGGCGAGGCACCGCAGGAGCGTCGTCTTGCCGCAACCCGATGGGCCAAGAAGGCAGAGAAACTCCCCCCTGAATACCTCAAGATTGAAATCCCGGATAGCAAAAGATTCCTTCTGTTTGCCACGAGTGGAAAAAATCTTCGACAGACCAATAAATTGGATCGCTCGTTGTTGACGGTTCATGAACCCCTCACAAACTCCCTCTCTCGACCCCGAACGGCCAAACGTAACAGGCCCAACACAATCGCCACAACAATCATTAACATCACGGAAAGGGCCGCCGCCTGGGAAAGCTCCCCCGTCTCCACATAACCCAGGATCGCCAGCGTTATCAGATTCCAGCGTCCGGAGACCACAAAAATAACGGCGCTGATGGCCACCATGCATTTGATGAAACAGAAGACAAGCCCCGAGTAAAAAGCCGGCTTTAAGAGGGGAAGGGTTATTGTCCTGAAGACATGAAAACTTCCGGCCCCCAAACTATGCGCCGCCTCCTCAATAACGGGATCAATCTGTTTTAAGGTCGCCATTCCGCCTCGTATCCCAACCGGCATATTCCGGAAGATAAACAGAAATACAATAATGAGCCAGGTCCCTTGGAGGGCGAGAGGAGGGGCATTAAAAGTGAGAAGATAACCGATCCCGACAACCGTCCCGGGAACGGCGAAGGTGAGCATCGAGACAACCTCCATGACGGATTTTCCATAAAACCTCTTCCTCACAAAAAGATACGCGAGTACCATCCCGAGTATCCCGGAGAAGGGGGTCGCAATGGCAGCGAGAAGAAATGTATTTGCAAAGTAATACCACCCCTCACGAAAGGTCGTAACAAAGTGCCTGATCGTCAATGTGTTACGAGCCCCCCAAACCTCTGTGAATGCACCGAAGAGGACCGTCCCATAAAAAAGGACAGTGAACCCGGTTAAAAGGAGGGCAACCCCCGTCATGGCACTTTTTCCCCTCCATCCCAAACCTCGAATTTTGGCTGTTGAGGCCTTACCGGACAAAGTCGAAAACGATTTTCTCTCGAGCCAGTGACGCTGAACAAAAAAGGCAGCGACGGTTGGTAATAAAAGGAGTATTGCGAGGGCCGCACCTCCCACAAAATCGCGTTCTGCCCCGACCGTTTTGATATAGGACTCAACGGAAAGAATTCTGTAGGAACCACTCAAGACGAGCGGCGTTCCAAAATCGGCCAGCGATTCAATAAAACAGAGAAGGAGCGAGCTCATGATTCCAGGAAGACTCAAAGGGAGGGTTATTTTTAGAAAGGTCTGAGGGCCCGAGGCCCCCTGATTCAGAGAGGCCTCTTCAATGGAGGGGTCGATCGTCTCCAGGGTGCCGAGAGAGGTCAGGTAGGCAAGGGGATAAAGTGCCAGTGTCTGAACAAGCACCATCCCCCAAAAACCGTAGATCGAAAAGATCGCCTCCGGGAAAAACAATCGGGTGAGCAGGCCATTCTTGCCAAGTAAAATGATCGCCGAAAGGGCGACAATAAAAGGAGGAGAGATAAGAGGGAATGTCGCAACGCTCCGAAAAAACGGCTTGAAAGGGACATCCGTTCTGCCAACGGTGTAGGCAAAAAAATAACCGATCCCCGTTGAGAATAAGGCAACGGTCATTCCGAGATGAAGACTGTTCAGAAGAGGTTCCCTGAGGACCGGATTGATGAGGAGTTTGCGATAGGCCTGAAAACTCCCCCCCTCCATACTGATCCAGAAGACCTGAAATATGGGGTAAACGACAAAGAGAAGCAACGCCGCTGCGAGCAGGAGAATCGTGAGACGAACCAACGATTCACTCTTGGTCTCTTTGAAAAAGTTCATTTTTTCATTATTGTCCTGTGACCTCTCGCCATCGTGACAGGAGCTGATTATGCTGCTCCGCCGATTCATAAATATCAACGGAGACCAGACGGCTCAAATTTGAGATCTTCGCCTGTTCCGTCATTTCCGCCTTTGGATGAAGGGGAATATGGTTCCATCTTGAGAGAAGATTCTGCGTCTCCAGGCTGTAGAGCCAGTCAACGAATTTTTTGGCGCGATCGAGACCGGGCCCATTCTTGATCAGGGAGACAGCACCGACTTCATAACCGGTCCCTTCCTCGGGATACGAGATCGTGAGTGGATACCCCTGTTGAATCCCCTTATGAAGGATATCGTGCGCAAAGGCGATGCAAACAGCAATCTCCCCCAACCCGGCCTGCGTGACACAGGCCGAACCTGATTTATTGTAGTGATGGACGGAACGGTTGAGATCCCGAATATATTGAAATCCCTTCTCCTCCCCCATCAACTGGATCAGACTCGCCAGAACGGTATAGGCGGTCCCTGAGGTATAGGCATACGCCATCCCGACCCTCCCCTGATAAACCGGATGGAGGAGCTCACGATAGGAGTGGGGTGGTTTCAGGTCGTTCTCTTTGAGAAAATCCGTGTTTGATGCAAAGCCGATGATCCCCTTGTACCAGCCGTTCCATTCCCATTCCTTTCCATGAAACTCCGGACCTGTCTGATAATCGATCTTTGGTTGATAGGGATGAAGCAGCCCCTCCCGGCCCGCAATCACATGCTCATTGGATCCCCCGCCAATCCAGACCGCAACCTGAGGGTTTGAGGTCTCGTTTCGGATCCGGGCAAGCACCTCGCCCGTTGAGAGCCGGACAAACAGCAGTCTCTCTCCTGATGCCTTCTCGTAGCTCTCCACAATCTCACGACTCTCTTTGGCATCAAGGGAAGAATAAATATGAAGGAGCCGGTCTTCTTTTTTTTGGCAACCGACAAGCGTCAAAATCAAGAAAAACAGCAGGCGAGGCATGAGGAGTTCTTAGATATCAAATTCCGTTGTTCGTCAAGGTTAGGGAGCTGCCTCAAACAGATAAAGCGTTGACTTCCCATCTTCCGGCAGGAAGTAAAATCTCAATGTTCCATTCCCGCTAGCTTCCACGGTCCATGGATTACGCGTCATAATCTCTTTGTTCTTGGTAAATAGCATGACCGGAATCTGGTGAATCGGGGTCATGGAACGAAGGTCCAGCAGGTCAATCCCCCCAACCGGGATTTCGCCTCCATAAGAGGGACGGTATCTGTTGAGGCCACCACAGAGCATGTAACGGGAAGGTTGAAAGTGACAGTCCTGGTAGTCGATCAGGTGATTGACATTATTTTTGATCTTGAGTTCCTCTCCGTTCCGGTTCCAGATGTAGAGCCGACGCGAATCCCAGTTGGCACCGTAAATCCTTCCCTCCTTCGGATCGACGGCAACCGCCCCAATATGGTCATCAATACGAAAAGCGACGGACGCCTCGAATTTTTGCGGATCAACACGATAAATGATCGACGGCCCATGGGGACGATATTCCGCAACAGGTACCCAAAGAGATTCACCATCATAATCGATCCCTCCGGGGTGATAACTCGCCCCTTCCCCCAATGTGAGTCTTCCGATCAGTTTGCCGTTCTGATCAAATTGAAAAAGGTACCCCCTCCCCTTCCCTGTGGTTCGATCATACCTCCCTTCCGGCTTCAGGAATTGGGTCGTCTTCTCAACGACCTCAACGGAGGAGAGATAAAAAAAATCCCCTATTTTGACCATCCCTTGAGGGTGATAGGTCTCAAAGGAGAGGGGAACCGTTTTGACAAGTTTCCATTCCGCATTTTTGGTCAATCGAAAGAAAGAGCGGACGACCGGTGAAATTTCGCTCGATGCCTGCAAAGGCATCATAGGGAACAAAAATAAAAAAAAGAGAGCCCTAACAATTTTTGGGAAGGGTTCCTTGTTAATCATCTTTTCGATAGTGGTAGGATTCTATCATCGCCGCCAAAATACTACGGGCCACCTTTGCCATCCCCTCGACACTGACCGTCTCCTCGTTTGTGTGAATCTGGTCGGCACCGGTTCCCACGCTGAGCATCTCCTCTCCAAAGCGGCTAAAGACGTAATTACCATTGAAACCACCAAACTGTTTTGCGGTGACCCTGGCCGATATTCCGAGCGAGCGGATTCCATAATTCATCAAGATCACAGAGGGATGATTCTCCTCAACAAGGTATCCGTAAAGATCCGGTTTTTCGGCTCCTCTTATTTCACACCGGACCGGAGTCCTATTCTGAGAGAGCTCAAGACAAATCCGTTCCATTGTTGTTCTCATCTCTGACACCATCCTTGCCGCTGCTTCGTGCCCCTCAAGACTCCTCATCTGCCAACTCGCCGTCCAGTAAGGTGAAACGGTATTATACTTATAGGAGGCGGTTGGTTCTCCCTGGGGGGTCAACTCGCCCCTCTCCTCACCACAGGAGACAAAAGCAGAGTGGAGAATCACCATCGGATGATTCGGTGGATGCCCTTCCGGCCGGAAACCGGTTTCATGAAGCAGACGACTTCCGACGGCACAGGCACTGACCGATTTTTTCTCGTCGAAGTCCATCGGATGACTCGTGGAGGTTCTGACAATCATTACCCCCTCATACATCGTTGGCCCGGCACGCCCGATCTCCAGAGGATCCGTTCCATCAATACTGATTAGAATATCCCCCCGGAAGGCATCCGCATCGATCAACTGTACACCACTCGCGGTTTGCTCTTCGGCAACAAGCCCGACAATCTGGATATCTCCATGGGGAATCTTCTGTTCAGCGATGACCCGGAGAATTTCGACGATAATCGCCATTCCCGCCTTGTCATCCGCCCCTAGAGCGGTTCCCGGCGCAGGCCGGATAAGATCCCCTTCCCGTTTCATCCCATCAAAGGAAGATTGATTCGTATCAAGATGAACGGAGAGGTTCCATGAAGGCAGCTCCTTGTCACCCGGAATATAGGCAATGAGGTTACCGGAATTGGGAGGAGTCAGTCCATTATTGCAATAATACTCTTGACGTCTCTCTTCATCCAATGTCTCGATCCGCCGGGGAAGCTCATCGACCGCCACCTGAATGTCCAGAGGCTCGGCCACCTCCTCGAGGAGCCTCTTGGCATAAAGGGTGTAAAGGATCTCCTCGCAACTCCTGGAAGGGATCGGCAAAAACTCCATCACTGTTTTAGCAAGCCGTTCCGGTTGAATAACCGATTTGGGATCAAAGGGCCATTGTAGGTCGTCTTCCCGTTCGTAAGTCACCTCTTCTGTCTCGATCTTGCTTGGTTTGAAATGAAGCTCGTCCGAGGGAGACCGAATCATGCCGGTCTCCTCTCCCTTCCGGGCACAGGTGCAGGCCGTTAAAAAGCTTACGAGAAGCAAGACGGCGAATTTTTTATTTTTCATGACCCCCACGCGACCAATTTTTTAGTGTGCGATCGGGGTTAAAGCAAGAACTATCGGGGGTTTTCTTGAGGAAGACTGATGAGCTCCCTCATCATCCCATATTTCGCCATCGTCTCTACACTGGCTATGGCGGCCCGGAGACTCACCGCAATCAGAGGGACTCCGGCGAGTGAGATGATCAAGTCGGCGTTCAGAATCAGTCCCTTGTCGAGGACTCGGTCAAGGAGATCGACAATACCGGCATGTCCTTGGCGTACTGGTTCCATGGGTCCTCTCAGAAATTTACAAAGCTATACGGTGGCCACGGTCCCGTAAACCGGACGTGGAAGCCTTCAATCTTTGTAATCCTGTCCAAGAACTCCCCTAGTTTTGAAGTCTCCCCTTTAGGGGTGAGACAGGAGAGGTTCATAAGCATCTGCCTTGAGGGATCCTCCTTCCGGACCTTCTCCACCCTGACCTCCTCGACTTGGCCTCGGACACCCTGAAAAAACTCCTTAAAATAGGCGTCTGCGGCCACTTCCATCCTCTCTTTGACGAGCCGTTCCAGTTTCTGCCGAAGAAGATAGGCGGTCCCTGTACCTTTGGAATGGATCTCCTCCTGAAGGGATCGCACCTCCTTATCATTCCGGGTTATCTTCTCCATCATCTTTGCAGGTTCCCAGGAGACCTGAACACCGTACTCCGCCTTCCCTTCCAAACGACGAAGCTTTTCCTTTAAAGTTTCGCTCTCCCTTTCCAACCATTCCCGAAGATTTTCCTCTTTCGATTTCCCGTCCCGTTCTACAACAACGGTCCCGAAGCTGAACGGAACGATCGTTTGAAACCTTTCCCAGGCGAGATCGATCACCGCCTGATGGATCAGCACGAGATCGGAGAGGATTTTCATGTCGTCGTTGGCAATCGGGGTTTGGCACTCCTGAACGACTGCTGTAAGATCATCTATCGGCATCGTGAGGACCGGCTGTCCGTCAATCCCCTTGATCTCAAGCCCGCGCGTCTCATTTCCGGCTACAACGCAATAAAGGTAGAGCCCCTTTTCCATCACCGTTTTCCACCAGCAATCTTTCTGCTGAATGCAGACTCCTCTCCCATTTTACGGACACCCGCCGGATCGGCCACCGTATCAACCATGCGGTTCACGAGATCATCCAGACCGTCACGGACCGACCGGACCGCCTCCGCAATCCCCTGTTCCTCCTTGATCTTGTCAATGGTCCGGTCCAGTTCGATCAAGGCATTCCCGAGTTTCTCAATCTGCACTCCGGTGAGCGTCCCACTCTCCATCCTTTTCACCGACTGGATCCGGAGGGTGTCCCGAACAATCTCCACAATCCCCATCACAAGCCCCAAAAGGCCGTGCTTCAAGTCATCGTTGTCAATCTCAAGTTTCATGGACGGTGCCTTGAGTATTCCGAAGGGTCATTTCTTGCCAAAACGACGCTCCATCTCCTTACGGATCTCTTTGACCTTCTCCCCAAAAACCTTTGACCCCTCCATTTTTTTGAAGAACCCCTGAAATCCCGGAACCAGCCTGTTTAGTGTCCCCAAAACCTTATCCGAGCCCTCACTTGTCTCCTTTTCTTTTCTTTCCTTCATTTGACCTCCCCCATTCTTCCGGCCGGAGCCGGCGGTTGCAATTGAATATCCGATGGAAATGCCAACCCCCACTTCGCCGCTGTCTCAAATGAGGCGAGCGCTGCCCGGAGTTTGATCGACAACAATTCCGTCTTGCAGAGTGAAATGACGATATCCGCGTTGATCACGAGCCCTTTGTCCAGGACCCTTTCCACAACATCGGCCAAACTCTCCCCTTTCGTTGAATGGACGACGGCCATACTAGATCTCCTCCCTCTCCTCTGTTGCGTAGGTCCGTTCGCGGGACTCCGTCTCGGCAAACCCGGAGACCTCCATCTGTGCATCAAGGAGAACTGTGTAAATGTTCTTGTCGAAGATCGACGGAAATCCAACCTTTTTGAGATATTCATTGACCTCGGTTATTTCCGCCTTGCATTCCCACCCGTCAGTCGTTTTGGCCATCTTGACAATCCGGATCGACTCCTTCTGCTTCCCCAATTCATGGGTCAGGAACTCAACCACCTTGTTCTGGGCCTCCAAGATGTTTGGCATAGATCCCCCTTTCTCATTTCTCCCGGTTCTGAATCGCCGTCAGACGCTCGAGAAGCGCCTTTTCGATCTCCCTGTACTGCTCTTCGCCGATATCCCCCATATCGAGCTTCGCCTGAAGAGACATGAGCTCTTCCCGGATCTTGTCAGGATCAAAAAGCTCCTTGTCCGCAACCTCCCGAAGCTTCTCTGCAACCCATGCAACCCCTTTTAAGGGGGCAAGCAAGATGTCATCCAGTAGGAACATTTTTCGTTCCTTTCTGCCCTCTCCCCTTGGAGGGTGTCTCGAGCGAACCTGTCCTGAGCATCGTCGAAGGAGTCGGGGGACGGGTGAGGGGGGGATTCTCCCGCCATTTAATAACGATCTCGATAAAATTGAATGGGGGGACCGGCCCCACATATTTCAACTGGAGACTCGCCCCATACTGATCCTCCAGTGAATTGACCGCCTGATCGAATGCAAGCCGCTTCTCATGGGAGACCAAAAAAGCGGCGTTTAAAATCATCGCATCCCCCAAAACATTGTTTTCCTTTGTTTCCGAGGCAAGGGGTGAAAGGGCCTCCATGAGCCTCCTCGCCATCTGTTTATTTTTAGTTGAGACCGCCTCCTGAACAAGATGACCGACATCGATCAGCTCATTTCGTCTCTTCTCCTCAGACATCCTTGAAAGCCTCTCTTTTTTCTCCCGGATCTTCTCATCCTGTTCTCCGATCTCGCGAAAGACCTGGTCAAGATCTTTCCAGCGGACGCGCAGACCGTACTCTTCCTTGCTGTGGATGCGAGAAAGATTCTCGCGAAACTCCTCCCGTTTAGGAATGAGGACCTCCTCGATGATCCGGTCCCGATGATCCGCCATGGTGCAAAACTTGACCGGAAGGAGCTCTTGAAATTTCATAACGGTCTCGTTCACATTCTGGTGGGCAA
This window of the Deltaproteobacteria bacterium genome carries:
- a CDS encoding type 1 glutamine amidotransferase, whose product is MKKDNASLKLLLLQIRDDPRVRQEEHDSFSRFSGLAKSQIEILNVFDTPRFDPTIVDPYDAVLVGGASEASVLEREKYPFVPESEKLLLHCLEKEIPVFASCYGFQLAVTALGGRIVRDKKDFETGTIPIRLTLESKNDPLFCDMPNPFLAVSVHRERALSLPHGCELLALTDSCPHAFRVFGKPFWAMQFHPEVDRETLVRRLTIYKQHYTENDEQLAKVLSSAVPTPESNQLVRRFVERALNPP
- a CDS encoding glutamate--cysteine ligase produces the protein MGIEIGKSRFSETDFQLFQLHLKEETELLIEKVHRGEVSSDDRQVAFEIEGWLCHPTDFSPSPHNEEFLKVLDPLESSPELGRYNVEFQSQPHLLGQGVVKELENEMNRMKQMFSKRASEVGSLFLMTGILPTLTDHDLASDQMTSSHRYRALAEQVMHLRAKKPMPLNIQGKESLARMQRNIMFVSATSALHLHLDLNPEEAVRSFNLAQILSAPMVALSANSPYFLEKDLWEETRIPLFEQAVVTGFFTNQDNEWVGRVSFGSDYLQNSFLEFFQENCERFPAILPVSFKEPKEAFKHLLLHNGTIWRWNRPQIRIMKDGKIKLRLEHRVMPSGPTVVDMMANCLFFIGLLKGMKWEAIAWEREIPFSKARANFYRAAELGLAAELEWRKERFVSVRDLVLELLPLAKKGLLLYQLPPDTVNYYLDGVLAERVRSGQTGAGWQRRFVEKHGRDFRALTAAYFERQESGRPVNEWTV
- a CDS encoding ABC transporter ATP-binding protein encodes the protein MNRQQRAIQFIGLSKIFSTRGKQKESFAIRDFNLEVFRGEFLCLLGPSGCGKTTLLRCLAGFEHPTQGEIHLFGHDILGVPAHKRGIPMVFQNYALFPHMTLFDNLAYGLRVRKVPSVEIRRRVEQMMSQMGLIDLGHRYPDQLSGGQQQRVALGRALVLEPKILLFDEPLSNLDEKLRIQMRAEIKQLQQTTGLTCVYVTHDQEEAIALADRLVVMNEGRVVQIGTPEEICRRPASPFVKSFMGNNRGPLPLACPEPC
- a CDS encoding iron ABC transporter permease; translation: MNFFKETKSESLVRLTILLLAAALLLFVVYPIFQVFWISMEGGSFQAYRKLLINPVLREPLLNSLHLGMTVALFSTGIGYFFAYTVGRTDVPFKPFFRSVATFPLISPPFIVALSAIILLGKNGLLTRLFFPEAIFSIYGFWGMVLVQTLALYPLAYLTSLGTLETIDPSIEEASLNQGASGPQTFLKITLPLSLPGIMSSLLLCFIESLADFGTPLVLSGSYRILSVESYIKTVGAERDFVGGAALAILLLLPTVAAFFVQRHWLERKSFSTLSGKASTAKIRGLGWRGKSAMTGVALLLTGFTVLFYGTVLFGAFTEVWGARNTLTIRHFVTTFREGWYYFANTFLLAAIATPFSGILGMVLAYLFVRKRFYGKSVMEVVSMLTFAVPGTVVGIGYLLTFNAPPLALQGTWLIIVFLFIFRNMPVGIRGGMATLKQIDPVIEEAAHSLGAGSFHVFRTITLPLLKPAFYSGLVFCFIKCMVAISAVIFVVSGRWNLITLAILGYVETGELSQAAALSVMLMIVVAIVLGLLRLAVRGREREFVRGS
- a CDS encoding ABC transporter substrate-binding protein — its product is MPRLLFFLILTLVGCQKKEDRLLHIYSSLDAKESREIVESYEKASGERLLFVRLSTGEVLARIRNETSNPQVAVWIGGGSNEHVIAGREGLLHPYQPKIDYQTGPEFHGKEWEWNGWYKGIIGFASNTDFLKENDLKPPHSYRELLHPVYQGRVGMAYAYTSGTAYTVLASLIQLMGEEKGFQYIRDLNRSVHHYNKSGSACVTQAGLGEIAVCIAFAHDILHKGIQQGYPLTISYPEEGTGYEVGAVSLIKNGPGLDRAKKFVDWLYSLETQNLLSRWNHIPLHPKAEMTEQAKISNLSRLVSVDIYESAEQHNQLLSRWREVTGQ
- a CDS encoding M20/M25/M40 family metallo-hydrolase, whose translation is MKNKKFAVLLLVSFLTACTCARKGEETGMIRSPSDELHFKPSKIETEEVTYEREDDLQWPFDPKSVIQPERLAKTVMEFLPIPSRSCEEILYTLYAKRLLEEVAEPLDIQVAVDELPRRIETLDEERRQEYYCNNGLTPPNSGNLIAYIPGDKELPSWNLSVHLDTNQSSFDGMKREGDLIRPAPGTALGADDKAGMAIIVEILRVIAEQKIPHGDIQIVGLVAEEQTASGVQLIDADAFRGDILISIDGTDPLEIGRAGPTMYEGVMIVRTSTSHPMDFDEKKSVSACAVGSRLLHETGFRPEGHPPNHPMVILHSAFVSCGEERGELTPQGEPTASYKYNTVSPYWTASWQMRSLEGHEAAARMVSEMRTTMERICLELSQNRTPVRCEIRGAEKPDLYGYLVEENHPSVILMNYGIRSLGISARVTAKQFGGFNGNYVFSRFGEEMLSVGTGADQIHTNEETVSVEGMAKVARSILAAMIESYHYRKDD
- a CDS encoding gas vesicle protein, which encodes MEPVRQGHAGIVDLLDRVLDKGLILNADLIISLAGVPLIAVSLRAAIASVETMAKYGMMRELISLPQENPR
- a CDS encoding GvpL/GvpF family gas vesicle protein translates to MMEKGLYLYCVVAGNETRGLEIKGIDGQPVLTMPIDDLTAVVQECQTPIANDDMKILSDLVLIHQAVIDLAWERFQTIVPFSFGTVVVERDGKSKEENLREWLERESETLKEKLRRLEGKAEYGVQVSWEPAKMMEKITRNDKEVRSLQEEIHSKGTGTAYLLRQKLERLVKERMEVAADAYFKEFFQGVRGQVEEVRVEKVRKEDPSRQMLMNLSCLTPKGETSKLGEFLDRITKIEGFHVRFTGPWPPYSFVNF
- a CDS encoding gas vesicle protein K; the encoded protein is MKLEIDNDDLKHGLLGLVMGIVEIVRDTLRIQSVKRMESGTLTGVQIEKLGNALIELDRTIDKIKEEQGIAEAVRSVRDGLDDLVNRMVDTVADPAGVRKMGEESAFSRKIAGGKR
- a CDS encoding gas vesicle protein codes for the protein MAVVHSTKGESLADVVERVLDKGLVINADIVISLCKTELLSIKLRAALASFETAAKWGLAFPSDIQLQPPAPAGRMGEVK
- a CDS encoding gas vesicle protein GvpG; translated protein: MFLLDDILLAPLKGVAWVAEKLREVADKELFDPDKIREELMSLQAKLDMGDIGEEQYREIEKALLERLTAIQNREK
- a CDS encoding GvpL/GvpF family gas vesicle protein — protein: MSERQGLWMYCIIETRGEMKLDCLGIHGTSPVTTVIGGEFAAVVSEEPMKKYPLVRDTLIAHQNVNETVMKFQELLPVKFCTMADHRDRIIEEVLIPKREEFRENLSRIHSKEEYGLRVRWKDLDQVFREIGEQDEKIREKKERLSRMSEEKRRNELIDVGHLVQEAVSTKNKQMARRLMEALSPLASETKENNVLGDAMILNAAFLVSHEKRLAFDQAVNSLEDQYGASLQLKYVGPVPPFNFIEIVIKWRENPPLTRPPTPSTMLRTGSLETPSKGRGQKGTKNVPTG